Proteins encoded together in one uncultured Desulfobacter sp. window:
- a CDS encoding flagellar hook-basal body complex protein: protein MSLTSSLYSGTSGLKNTGSALQVTSNNISNINTIGFKKGTATFADTLYQAIGTNSGSSQVGLGMNIDTVAQVFTDGSLETTANSTDLAIGGDGFFIVSEEGSDETFYTRAGNFSFDESGALATPSGFILQGWYVDANTGEEYGAIKDLVLSDYTCPPDNTEEMSLIFNLDADADSLANVLSNVFEYDEEEGTTVDSDSYEYQTVLTVYDSLGSSHEVTVYFDKLSDTDWEYIITCDPQEDNRNNVEALDSAGLLARGNITFAESSGEIVSMTMEEYTGQIGNVDISGNNTVDTVNFDIQDSEALSVDGYGFEMTFDGEQWVLSTASPATTSSWLDSEIYEDAEIIYSDENEIQLVLDPDSSGGIDEPDIIITLGEDAQDGDTLTFDVNNPLDCHIQDVEDIIYDNEAYNNTTMSINDPSVMTVDAEGLAIAWNPSTETWAWSNPEKAAADDTLISEFSTDTAAIDVNSIVVDYTNADVSEGSMVADVSLYYDNSSSEWVWSDELKDRDITVDTFTVEGVSSIDMVVQESSSLGAGILNGSYQLAWNGTDWDISPSSVGATVSCTVQNTTDEGCEVLIEDSSTGDSSTIEISFDDAMTDLTSTSQTIDFTILSTPPAEYDENMMKINTTGTGFEISFDAGSTFVDLDLGSPALTGGEHFTFTVDPDVAPEEYENAILTGDETYAAIDLDGSGADDGKDRDIVFTFDEELSSGRSTDPLDDSSTITFNISGSTAWREVTTDEAKDTGYLQFSVDFLGGEAGSTETEISFNIGTSWDGNNWINDSLSSTQYATSSSTIYMDADGYPSGDLEGVEVDSDGLLSGTYSNGQTLALFLIALADFNNYNGLDNAGDNLYAATNESGAAITNKPGENGLGTLSSYTLESSNVDISDEFVDMIELQNAYEANAKIISTVDEMMTTVIGMKR from the coding sequence ATGTCATTAACCAGTTCCCTTTATTCCGGCACCAGCGGCCTTAAGAACACAGGCAGCGCGCTTCAGGTAACAAGTAACAATATATCAAACATAAATACCATTGGATTTAAAAAAGGAACCGCGACCTTTGCAGATACCCTTTATCAGGCCATCGGCACCAATTCCGGTTCTTCCCAGGTCGGTCTCGGTATGAACATTGACACCGTCGCCCAGGTATTCACGGATGGTTCCCTTGAGACCACCGCCAATTCAACGGATCTTGCCATTGGCGGGGACGGTTTTTTCATTGTTTCCGAAGAAGGGTCGGATGAAACCTTCTATACCCGGGCCGGTAATTTCTCCTTTGATGAATCCGGTGCGTTGGCCACACCCAGCGGTTTTATTCTCCAAGGTTGGTATGTTGATGCGAATACCGGTGAAGAATACGGTGCCATTAAGGACCTTGTCCTCTCCGACTATACGTGTCCGCCGGATAACACGGAAGAGATGTCGCTTATTTTTAATCTGGATGCAGATGCAGACTCCCTTGCCAATGTATTGTCAAATGTTTTTGAATATGATGAAGAAGAGGGCACCACTGTGGACTCTGACTCCTACGAATACCAGACCGTTCTTACGGTGTACGACTCTTTGGGCTCTTCCCATGAAGTGACCGTTTATTTTGACAAATTATCAGATACGGATTGGGAATACATTATTACCTGCGATCCTCAAGAGGATAATCGCAACAATGTGGAAGCGTTGGATTCTGCAGGGCTTCTGGCCAGGGGCAACATTACCTTTGCCGAAAGTTCGGGTGAAATCGTCTCTATGACCATGGAGGAATATACCGGTCAAATCGGCAATGTGGATATATCCGGAAACAACACTGTTGATACAGTGAATTTTGATATTCAAGACTCCGAAGCCTTGTCGGTTGACGGATACGGGTTTGAAATGACCTTTGACGGGGAGCAATGGGTGCTGAGTACCGCATCACCAGCAACAACATCAAGCTGGCTGGATTCGGAGATCTATGAAGATGCCGAAATTATTTATTCTGATGAAAATGAAATTCAGCTTGTACTTGACCCGGACTCCAGCGGAGGGATAGATGAACCGGACATAATCATCACGCTGGGTGAAGATGCCCAGGACGGGGACACGCTAACTTTTGATGTCAACAATCCACTAGATTGCCATATCCAGGATGTTGAGGATATTATTTACGACAACGAGGCATATAATAACACCACCATGTCAATAAATGACCCAAGTGTCATGACCGTGGATGCAGAAGGCCTTGCCATTGCCTGGAATCCGTCTACTGAAACCTGGGCCTGGAGCAATCCGGAAAAAGCGGCTGCGGATGATACACTCATTTCTGAATTTAGCACCGATACTGCTGCAATAGATGTGAATTCGATTGTCGTCGACTACACTAATGCCGATGTAAGTGAGGGGTCCATGGTGGCCGATGTCAGCTTATATTATGATAATTCTAGTTCTGAATGGGTCTGGAGCGATGAATTAAAAGATCGTGATATCACTGTTGATACATTTACAGTTGAGGGGGTCAGCAGTATAGACATGGTCGTCCAGGAATCCAGTTCGTTGGGTGCTGGTATCCTGAATGGCAGTTATCAACTAGCATGGAACGGTACGGACTGGGATATTTCTCCTAGTTCGGTGGGGGCTACTGTTAGCTGTACTGTCCAGAATACGACGGATGAAGGTTGTGAGGTGCTCATCGAAGATTCGAGTACCGGAGATTCTTCCACCATAGAAATTTCCTTTGATGACGCAATGACCGACTTGACTAGCACTTCTCAGACTATTGACTTTACGATTCTATCTACACCCCCTGCGGAATATGATGAAAATATGATGAAAATTAACACCACCGGGACCGGCTTTGAAATTTCTTTTGACGCTGGCTCTACATTTGTCGACCTGGATTTAGGTAGTCCTGCCCTGACAGGCGGTGAGCATTTTACCTTTACGGTCGATCCTGATGTGGCGCCGGAGGAATACGAGAATGCCATCCTAACCGGTGACGAAACTTATGCAGCCATAGATCTTGACGGTTCAGGGGCTGATGATGGTAAGGATCGAGATATTGTATTTACTTTTGATGAAGAGCTTTCAAGCGGTAGGAGTACAGATCCCTTGGACGATTCAAGCACCATCACTTTTAATATTTCAGGGTCCACTGCCTGGCGGGAAGTGACCACGGATGAAGCAAAGGATACCGGCTACCTGCAATTTTCAGTTGATTTTCTGGGCGGCGAGGCCGGCTCAACTGAAACCGAGATTTCTTTCAACATCGGTACCAGCTGGGACGGCAACAACTGGATTAACGATTCTTTATCATCTACCCAGTATGCCACATCCTCTTCCACGATATACATGGATGCCGACGGTTATCCCTCCGGCGATCTGGAAGGCGTTGAAGTGGATTCCGACGGACTTCTCTCCGGTACCTATTCCAATGGCCAGACCTTGGCACTTTTTTTGATCGCTTTGGCGGATTTTAATAATTATAACGGCCTTGATAACGCCGGCGACAATCTTTATGCCGCAACCAATGAAAGCGGGGCAGCGATTACCAATAAACCCGGAGAGAACGGGCTTGGCACCTTATCTTCCTATACCCTTGAATCCTCCAATGTGGATATTTCCGATGAATTTGTGGACATGATCGAACTGCAGAACGCTTATGAAGCCAATGCTAAAATCATCAGCACCGTGGATGAAATGATGACCACGGTCATAGGCATGAAACGTTAG
- the flgL gene encoding flagellar hook-associated protein FlgL: MRVPTISIYKQATYQLGRLTSNLNEANETVSTNLKISSASDDPTGMKQVLTINSDLATLDQYQVNVDQAQNVLTTAETSLDAMADQLAEMKLLCSSLANASASFQERSDAAESMLVSLDSLLDLANTNAYGGYVFGGDDNQTTPFTYDDDDNPTSVIYNGSSDSVNISISENTTISLGCCGSDLFYEDQIIVDTTNNQIVFSEDAGKGVDNILNIEATITSGTYSKDELADVVAQTLNKASEEYGYGVVYEVEYDADANTFSIGTDGSDTTTTTTFKNIETETARIANFESTSQDFNDVEIRVINDSALTEYTPDDGSEPITLTYTADDTWKISNDPGYGLNAEIGAGGDTIELDVNDDGEIDLVIDLNETPEVDTSFSFDVTQTYENTSILTDLGFASQIITLSPVTSHAPVAGEVTVDDENNAIDFTETTEDGETSVQLTAIIPTDTYTDSESYAEAVEEALEAASAENGNRVNYSVEYDEDSKKFTISEDLDTGRRLESFELLFASGTHVDSSANFNLGFGDLDVSSAPVEGQEATWSIWDTVFDLKEALETDDVDGIERAMTRLENHYESLTSSISTVGYVYNSTTIAETTITDSDLTLTTQRSTVRDADTVEAIMLLKSSQTVYEAALSSTSSVMGLSLVDYM, from the coding sequence ATGAGAGTACCCACCATAAGCATATATAAACAAGCCACATACCAGCTTGGACGGCTTACCTCTAATTTAAACGAGGCCAATGAAACCGTATCCACCAATCTGAAAATCAGTTCTGCATCTGACGATCCAACGGGTATGAAGCAGGTGTTGACCATCAATTCCGACCTGGCCACATTGGATCAGTATCAGGTGAATGTGGACCAGGCCCAGAATGTGCTTACCACGGCTGAAACCTCCCTTGACGCCATGGCTGATCAGTTGGCTGAAATGAAGCTTTTGTGCTCGTCTTTAGCCAATGCCTCGGCTTCTTTCCAGGAACGCTCTGACGCGGCCGAAAGTATGCTGGTCTCTCTTGACAGCCTTCTGGACCTTGCCAATACAAATGCCTATGGCGGATATGTGTTCGGCGGTGACGACAACCAGACAACACCGTTTACCTATGACGATGATGACAACCCAACCAGCGTAATCTACAACGGCAGCAGTGACAGCGTGAACATCAGCATTTCTGAGAATACCACAATATCTTTGGGCTGCTGCGGCAGTGATTTGTTTTATGAAGACCAGATCATTGTGGATACCACCAATAATCAGATCGTTTTTTCCGAAGATGCCGGAAAGGGAGTGGATAATATTCTCAACATTGAGGCGACCATTACCAGCGGTACCTACAGTAAAGATGAACTTGCCGATGTTGTTGCACAGACATTGAATAAAGCATCCGAAGAATATGGATACGGTGTTGTTTATGAGGTGGAATATGATGCAGATGCCAATACCTTTTCCATTGGGACAGACGGCAGTGATACCACCACCACAACAACCTTTAAGAATATTGAGACCGAAACCGCCAGGATTGCCAACTTTGAATCCACAAGCCAGGATTTTAATGACGTTGAGATTCGAGTTATAAACGATTCAGCCCTGACCGAATATACACCGGATGACGGCTCTGAACCCATTACTTTGACTTACACCGCAGACGATACCTGGAAGATTTCCAATGACCCCGGTTACGGACTTAATGCTGAAATTGGGGCCGGCGGTGATACCATAGAACTTGATGTAAATGATGACGGGGAGATTGATCTTGTCATTGATTTGAATGAGACGCCCGAAGTGGATACCTCCTTTTCCTTTGACGTTACCCAAACATATGAAAATACAAGCATCCTGACGGATCTTGGGTTTGCTTCTCAAATCATAACGCTTTCACCGGTAACCAGCCATGCGCCAGTGGCTGGGGAAGTTACCGTGGATGATGAAAATAACGCCATTGATTTTACAGAAACCACTGAGGATGGAGAGACCAGCGTTCAGTTGACAGCCATCATCCCAACCGATACTTACACAGATTCCGAATCCTATGCCGAGGCCGTGGAAGAGGCCCTTGAAGCGGCATCCGCTGAAAACGGCAACCGGGTTAATTATTCGGTGGAATACGATGAGGACAGCAAGAAATTTACCATCAGCGAGGACCTTGATACCGGCCGCAGGCTTGAATCCTTTGAATTGCTTTTCGCGTCCGGCACCCATGTCGACTCCAGCGCTAATTTCAATTTAGGTTTTGGTGATCTGGATGTTTCATCCGCTCCTGTGGAAGGCCAGGAAGCCACCTGGAGCATCTGGGATACGGTATTCGATCTCAAAGAAGCGCTGGAAACGGATGATGTGGACGGCATTGAGCGAGCAATGACCCGGCTGGAAAATCATTATGAAAGTCTTACCTCAAGCATATCAACTGTGGGGTACGTTTATAACAGCACAACCATCGCCGAAACCACTATCACAGATTCGGATTTAACACTGACCACCCAGCGCTCCACGGTCCGGGATGCGGATACCGTAGAAGCCATTATGCTGCTTAAATCTTCCCAGACGGTTTATGAAGCTGCGTTAAGTTCCACATCTTCAGTCATGGGGTTAAGTCTGGTGGACTATATGTAA
- the gatB gene encoding Asp-tRNA(Asn)/Glu-tRNA(Gln) amidotransferase subunit GatB, protein MAFEPVIGLEVHAQLKTETKIFCNCSTAFGKAPNANTCPVCTGMPGVLPVLNKKAVTFAIKAGLATNCTINRESRFDRKNYFYPDLPKGYQISQFAMPIAEHGFLDIEADEKQIRIGITRIHMEEDAGKLIHDPLRGKSMVDLNRTGVPLIEIVSEPDLRTAAQAGAYLRKLHAILKYIDVCDGNMEQGSFRCDANVSLRPVGQEEFGTRTELKNLNSFKNVEKAILYEIQRQTYVLEEGGKVIQETRLWDPNKNRTASMRGKEEAHDYRYFPDPDLVPLIVDDTWIQDVRSSMPELPDEKKQRFIEEYGLSEYDAGVLTAGLDMANYFEKTVKPLKNIKQAANWIMTTLMAMLNAKGIEINESPVDADGFSKLLGLLESSRINANAAKTVFEQMVETGKDPEAIVKEKGLEQVSDQGELEAMVDEIIKENPEEVQAYRDGKTKLFSFFMGQVMKKTRGKADPKVVTPMLKSKL, encoded by the coding sequence ATGGCATTTGAACCTGTTATCGGATTAGAAGTCCACGCTCAGCTCAAAACTGAAACTAAAATATTTTGCAACTGTTCAACCGCTTTCGGCAAGGCCCCAAACGCCAATACCTGTCCCGTATGCACAGGCATGCCCGGGGTTCTGCCGGTACTCAATAAAAAGGCCGTCACTTTTGCCATCAAGGCCGGTCTTGCCACCAACTGCACCATCAACCGGGAAAGCCGGTTTGACAGAAAAAATTATTTTTACCCGGATCTTCCCAAAGGTTACCAGATCTCCCAGTTTGCCATGCCCATTGCCGAACACGGCTTTCTGGACATTGAAGCGGATGAAAAGCAAATACGCATCGGCATTACCCGCATTCACATGGAAGAAGATGCCGGAAAGCTGATCCATGATCCATTACGGGGCAAAAGCATGGTGGACCTGAACAGAACAGGGGTTCCACTCATTGAAATTGTCAGTGAGCCCGATCTTCGCACGGCAGCCCAGGCAGGTGCATACCTAAGAAAACTGCACGCCATTTTAAAGTATATTGATGTATGTGACGGCAATATGGAGCAAGGCTCGTTCAGATGTGACGCCAACGTCTCTCTGCGGCCTGTTGGGCAGGAAGAATTCGGCACCCGCACCGAGCTTAAAAACCTGAACTCCTTTAAAAATGTGGAAAAAGCCATTCTGTACGAAATCCAACGCCAGACCTATGTCCTTGAAGAAGGGGGAAAGGTTATCCAAGAGACCCGTCTGTGGGATCCTAACAAAAACCGCACCGCATCTATGCGGGGCAAGGAAGAGGCCCACGATTACAGGTATTTCCCGGACCCTGACCTTGTGCCGCTGATCGTGGATGACACCTGGATCCAGGACGTCCGCAGCAGCATGCCCGAACTGCCCGATGAAAAAAAGCAGCGCTTTATAGAGGAATACGGTTTGTCTGAATATGATGCCGGCGTTTTAACAGCCGGCCTGGACATGGCCAATTATTTTGAAAAGACAGTTAAACCACTGAAAAACATCAAGCAGGCCGCCAACTGGATCATGACAACGCTCATGGCCATGCTTAACGCCAAGGGTATTGAAATTAACGAGTCACCCGTTGATGCCGATGGGTTTTCAAAACTTCTTGGACTTCTGGAATCCTCCCGGATTAATGCCAATGCCGCAAAAACAGTTTTTGAACAGATGGTTGAAACCGGCAAAGATCCTGAAGCCATTGTCAAAGAAAAAGGCCTTGAACAGGTATCAGACCAGGGTGAACTTGAAGCCATGGTAGATGAAATCATTAAAGAAAACCCCGAAGAAGTTCAAGCGTACAGGGACGGGAAGACCAAACTGTTCAGCTTTTTCATGGGGCAGGTCATGAAAAAGACCCGGGGCAAGGCAGACCCCAAAGTGGTCACGCCCATGCTCAAATCAAAATTGTAA
- the flgK gene encoding flagellar hook-associated protein FlgK — MSSLNAILNTASNAVTAYQASISVTGQNIANADNDDYSIQTAVLSATPTVTSRGNAYGTGVTVSSVTNSVNQIIENALTSEMSNQAALEEAQLYMTSIEDLFSEDSDDSLNTLLDAYWSAWEDLSNNPSGETEQNAVYDAGLALTERINAIEEALSDLNTDLNNEITSAVAEVNSISDQIAALNLAIVTAESIGGNANDLEDERNALVDDLGERIDIDVTIKEDGTYLITTCGLPLVEDGISYDLSMKQGSVYWHGKSVNTYDITDDISGGAIAGWLEVRDVVIPQTQAEFDELAANLIWTLNYQHSQGVGQTYFSGELEGTYEAGKSGTFDSLYYGDEIDYTKDFSMVIQDATDTTSTYQTATVDMSISTSDILNITGSGEDDSIYELTVIDEGTLGEKTVVQSSGEYLGGLSSGVNFSTALNNALAEQTLTITNGSNTQTLEIADNGADAIRSAAAIAEDLSDIDGISAYASTTSANFALSTSLPAVINTDDHITFTLYVDGVEETVDFTVTDTAITSLDDQFEDALKAAVESINESNQNTDLAVDDMAIESASGATIGVYEFNVVDVTEADKTGVILSVSMDSSDSELTEIYSTTDDAVAITSSVTIVMDPGMEISSDEKSTAGLFGVTGTPVSGTSMITLGGTDGYKDFDGEAIAFAVDGNSISYTAPSGVSDEEQAQELYLALTDSVTGLEAKAPGSYEVIKNGTSVTIVKIDEEDEDAIEISNFTGNAELSVSTGTGSGSESPENDTLSNKKNSTKAVTFGDPAIIYWEILNSSGYSTGVDGYVEIDESGVVEITENGKTTLSFEISDGTLVAGNTLRINTDADGQADTLEGSVTGKAASVDDTYEFTVISGGTLPDNEADVVIEWKSETDSGTIELEGNENENSQIIVEVDGMTIAFDSGTLVNGDVFYVTTDENGKAVADAAGNTLNTLSDWHWTLDSFADEFNRSAGGVTASVTKDNAIVFNTNDNYCAIENVTCSGSDNIDEENFEITVLNYSTLEFEAETLEFVRSTDEISGLTSWDVVNPTGHTITLIPEGGDDDGFQVDLNGDGIGDIEITFDQPVSGDGYIRMDLASRDADDLSYAFAGNEDGDSGVAAALGVNTFFTGTGTSTISVNDVVADGDLLASGILDAETFELASGDNTNALAMAETRYDSVDMKSYTYTRGEEVTITVTTTSLDDYQASLISNVGSTAAGISSALEYSESLMYQLTEQRDSISAVSLDEEMINLTAQQQAYLAAAKLLTMVQEMYDALLATR; from the coding sequence ATGAGCAGCCTTAACGCCATATTAAATACTGCGTCCAATGCCGTCACCGCTTACCAGGCTTCCATCAGCGTGACGGGCCAGAATATTGCCAATGCGGATAATGATGATTACAGCATCCAGACTGCGGTGTTATCCGCCACCCCCACGGTGACCTCGAGGGGGAATGCTTATGGTACAGGGGTTACGGTTTCTTCGGTCACCAATTCCGTAAACCAGATTATTGAAAATGCGCTGACGTCTGAGATGTCCAATCAGGCGGCCCTGGAAGAGGCCCAGCTCTATATGACTTCCATTGAAGATCTGTTTTCCGAAGACAGTGACGACAGCCTGAATACCCTTTTGGATGCCTATTGGTCTGCCTGGGAGGATTTGAGCAACAACCCGTCCGGTGAAACCGAACAAAACGCCGTATATGATGCAGGCCTTGCCCTTACGGAACGTATCAATGCCATTGAAGAGGCCCTGTCGGATCTGAATACCGACCTGAATAACGAAATCACTTCTGCCGTTGCCGAAGTCAACAGCATCTCCGATCAGATTGCAGCGTTAAATCTGGCCATCGTCACTGCTGAGAGCATAGGCGGGAATGCCAACGACCTGGAGGATGAACGAAACGCCCTGGTGGATGATCTTGGAGAACGCATTGACATTGATGTCACCATTAAAGAGGACGGCACCTACCTGATCACCACCTGCGGCCTGCCGCTGGTGGAGGACGGCATTTCATACGATTTAAGCATGAAACAGGGAAGTGTGTACTGGCACGGCAAATCCGTAAACACCTATGACATCACCGACGATATATCCGGCGGTGCCATTGCCGGATGGCTTGAGGTCCGGGATGTGGTTATTCCCCAAACCCAGGCCGAATTTGATGAGCTTGCCGCCAACCTGATCTGGACGTTGAATTATCAGCATTCCCAGGGGGTAGGACAGACCTATTTTTCCGGCGAACTGGAGGGAACCTACGAGGCCGGGAAGAGCGGTACCTTTGATAGTTTGTACTATGGGGATGAGATCGACTACACCAAGGATTTTTCCATGGTGATCCAGGATGCCACGGACACGACCTCAACGTATCAAACCGCGACCGTGGATATGTCCATCTCCACATCCGACATTTTAAATATTACCGGGTCCGGAGAGGATGACAGCATTTATGAGCTCACCGTGATTGATGAGGGGACCCTGGGAGAGAAGACCGTGGTGCAGTCCAGCGGGGAGTATCTGGGCGGTTTATCTAGTGGCGTGAACTTTTCTACGGCCCTGAATAACGCACTGGCTGAACAAACCCTTACCATTACCAACGGTTCCAACACCCAGACCCTGGAAATTGCAGACAATGGTGCCGATGCGATTCGATCCGCCGCTGCCATTGCCGAAGATCTTTCTGATATAGACGGTATCTCTGCCTATGCATCCACGACATCAGCCAATTTTGCCCTTTCTACTTCTCTTCCTGCTGTTATTAACACTGATGATCATATTACATTTACTCTGTATGTTGACGGAGTAGAGGAGACTGTCGATTTTACTGTGACGGATACTGCTATAACCTCCCTCGACGACCAGTTCGAAGATGCACTTAAAGCAGCGGTGGAATCCATTAATGAGTCCAACCAGAACACAGATCTGGCTGTGGATGACATGGCTATTGAAAGTGCGTCCGGTGCCACCATCGGGGTCTATGAATTTAATGTAGTGGATGTTACTGAGGCGGATAAGACCGGAGTTATTCTATCCGTTTCCATGGATTCCAGTGACTCCGAATTGACTGAGATCTACTCCACGACAGACGATGCCGTCGCGATTACCAGTTCCGTGACCATTGTTATGGATCCGGGAATGGAGATCAGTTCGGATGAGAAATCCACTGCCGGTTTGTTCGGTGTTACCGGAACACCAGTGTCCGGAACGAGTATGATCACTTTAGGTGGGACTGACGGCTATAAAGATTTTGATGGTGAAGCCATTGCGTTTGCAGTGGATGGTAACTCTATATCATACACGGCTCCGTCCGGGGTTTCGGATGAAGAGCAGGCCCAGGAGCTATACCTTGCTTTGACGGACTCAGTAACTGGTCTGGAAGCCAAGGCCCCGGGAAGCTATGAGGTCATCAAGAACGGCACATCCGTCACCATTGTGAAAATAGACGAAGAAGACGAAGATGCCATCGAAATTTCCAATTTCACAGGCAATGCCGAGTTAAGCGTATCCACAGGTACCGGGTCCGGCAGTGAATCGCCGGAAAACGACACCTTATCAAATAAAAAAAATTCGACTAAAGCCGTCACATTTGGTGATCCTGCAATTATCTACTGGGAAATTCTGAACAGCAGCGGCTATTCCACCGGCGTGGACGGATACGTTGAAATTGATGAATCCGGCGTGGTTGAAATCACTGAAAATGGAAAAACAACTTTAAGTTTTGAAATATCCGATGGGACGCTTGTGGCCGGAAACACCCTTCGAATCAATACCGATGCCGACGGCCAAGCCGATACGCTTGAGGGTTCGGTTACAGGAAAGGCCGCAAGTGTCGATGATACTTATGAGTTTACCGTAATTTCCGGCGGCACCCTGCCGGATAATGAAGCGGATGTTGTGATCGAATGGAAGTCTGAAACCGATTCAGGCACCATTGAACTGGAAGGCAATGAGAATGAAAATTCCCAGATCATCGTGGAAGTGGACGGCATGACCATCGCATTTGACAGCGGCACGCTTGTGAACGGCGATGTCTTCTATGTCACCACGGATGAAAATGGCAAAGCCGTGGCCGATGCCGCCGGAAATACCCTGAACACCCTTTCGGACTGGCACTGGACCCTTGACTCCTTTGCCGATGAATTTAACCGAAGCGCAGGCGGGGTGACCGCTTCGGTCACCAAAGACAATGCCATTGTATTTAACACCAATGATAACTATTGTGCCATTGAAAACGTAACCTGTTCGGGCAGTGACAACATTGATGAAGAGAATTTTGAAATCACTGTGTTAAATTACAGCACTCTTGAATTTGAGGCAGAAACCCTGGAATTTGTGCGTAGCACCGATGAAATTAGCGGATTGACCTCCTGGGACGTTGTCAATCCTACGGGCCACACCATTACCCTTATTCCGGAAGGCGGTGATGATGACGGGTTCCAGGTTGATCTGAACGGAGACGGTATCGGTGATATTGAAATCACCTTTGACCAGCCCGTTTCAGGAGACGGATATATTCGCATGGATTTGGCATCCAGGGACGCGGATGATCTCTCATATGCCTTTGCAGGGAACGAAGACGGGGACAGCGGCGTTGCCGCAGCCCTGGGCGTGAATACCTTTTTTACAGGCACCGGGACGTCAACCATCAGTGTCAATGATGTGGTGGCCGACGGTGATTTGCTGGCTTCAGGCATTTTGGATGCTGAAACCTTCGAGCTTGCCTCCGGCGACAACACCAATGCCCTGGCCATGGCTGAAACCCGGTACGACAGTGTGGACATGAAATCGTATACATATACCAGGGGCGAAGAGGTTACAATTACGGTCACCACCACCTCGCTGGATGATTACCAGGCCTCCCTGATCTCCAACGTCGGGTCCACTGCGGCCGGTATCAGTTCTGCTTTAGAGTATTCCGAATCCTTGATGTATCAGCTTACGGAACAGCGCGATTCAATATCAGCCGTCTCCCTGGATGAAGAAATGATCAACCTGACAGCCCAGCAGCAGGCTTATCTTGCCGCAGCTAAGTTGCTGACAATGGTGCAGGAAATGTACGATGCCCTGCTCGCAACGCGTTGA
- a CDS encoding FlgD immunoglobulin-like domain containing protein: MSDSSILSSLVNSYEAYDAEKTSTSNASSDTTMGTEDFLTLLVAQLENQNPLDPADTEQFTDQLAQFSQVEQLINVNDKLDDMVADGEDSGSDIDVNSFVGLTVTATVTSMTIDDGSVTSGFYEVDEPSEVIVYVYDSDGTKVATLSQGEVEAGSYLISWDGTDDEGNSLDDGEYSYVVMANSGDGYQEVESYLSGTVDAVSYQNGKGYLVISGVLVDPENVTTVTPSSSSSSSAGNSTSVLEYLGTTVSSSYPIVQVENGEVQGDALSFSLTSVSDATVTIYNSDDEAVDTIEISSDDTTTGENEISWDGLTSNGYRSADGLYYYTVTAETGTASIDISGEVSAITSVNGTQYLEIGDTGRLVSVSSITSIE; the protein is encoded by the coding sequence ATGTCTGATAGTTCGATACTTTCATCACTGGTTAACAGCTATGAGGCTTATGATGCTGAGAAGACCTCAACAAGTAACGCCAGCTCGGATACTACAATGGGCACAGAAGATTTTCTAACCCTTTTGGTAGCCCAGCTGGAGAATCAGAATCCCCTTGATCCGGCAGATACGGAACAGTTCACAGACCAGTTGGCTCAGTTTTCACAGGTTGAGCAATTGATCAATGTTAATGACAAACTTGATGATATGGTAGCGGATGGTGAGGATTCCGGATCGGATATTGATGTCAACTCATTTGTAGGACTTACCGTTACAGCAACTGTCACCTCAATGACCATTGATGACGGCTCTGTAACTTCCGGCTTTTATGAGGTTGATGAGCCCTCAGAGGTGATTGTGTATGTGTATGACTCCGATGGAACCAAAGTGGCTACATTGTCCCAGGGCGAGGTTGAAGCCGGCTCCTATTTGATCTCCTGGGACGGCACGGACGATGAGGGTAACAGCCTGGATGATGGTGAATATTCTTACGTGGTTATGGCCAATTCCGGGGATGGGTACCAAGAGGTGGAATCATATTTATCCGGAACCGTGGATGCCGTGTCGTACCAAAATGGAAAAGGATATCTGGTGATCAGTGGTGTGCTGGTGGATCCGGAAAATGTTACCACTGTAACGCCTTCTTCGTCCTCGTCTTCATCTGCCGGCAATTCGACTTCCGTTCTTGAATATCTCGGTACCACGGTCTCTTCCAGTTATCCAATCGTCCAGGTGGAAAACGGTGAGGTTCAGGGGGATGCCCTCAGCTTTAGCTTGACCTCGGTTTCCGATGCCACCGTGACAATTTATAATAGCGATGACGAAGCGGTTGATACCATTGAGATATCATCTGACGATACAACCACCGGAGAAAATGAAATCTCTTGGGACGGGTTGACGAGCAACGGTTACAGGAGCGCTGACGGGCTGTATTACTATACGGTTACAGCGGAAACAGGAACAGCCTCAATCGATATTTCCGGAGAGGTGAGTGCCATCACGTCTGTTAACGGAACCCAGTACCTTGAAATCGGCGATACCGGACGTCTGGTATCTGTATCAAGCATAACTTCTATTGAATAA